A DNA window from Thiobacillus denitrificans ATCC 25259 contains the following coding sequences:
- a CDS encoding glucokinase: protein MEWIAGDIGGTKSWLVWIGPPGDGLHPRFERVYPSADFVSAEALLRQFLADSGIQGRPDGLILAVAGPSQAEHVKLTNLDWWIDAAELQLALGIPQVHIVNDFEAAAAGLATLVPADYVEINPGQPDPLGVRAITGAGTGLGLAFLVHDPAGRETSYPTEGGHVDFAPANAMQDRLLKRLRKQYGHVSWERVVSGSAMSELYAFCCVELGTTPCSASCDGACLVAAAAADDIAAEAALDLFVDLYGAWVGNVALLYRPRGGLYIAGGVSAHLQKRIAAPRFMAAALDKGRMRRVVESTPIFLITSPRLGVQGALALREAAAHSRRDRRTHER from the coding sequence ATGGAGTGGATCGCAGGCGACATCGGAGGAACGAAGAGCTGGCTCGTGTGGATCGGGCCGCCTGGCGACGGCCTGCACCCGCGCTTCGAGCGCGTCTACCCGAGCGCCGACTTCGTCTCGGCCGAAGCCCTGCTGCGGCAGTTTCTCGCCGACTCGGGGATACAGGGACGGCCCGACGGCCTGATCCTGGCCGTCGCCGGCCCGTCGCAGGCCGAGCACGTCAAGCTCACCAACCTCGACTGGTGGATCGACGCGGCCGAGCTCCAGCTCGCGCTCGGCATTCCCCAGGTCCACATCGTCAACGATTTCGAGGCTGCCGCCGCGGGACTCGCGACCCTGGTGCCGGCCGACTACGTCGAGATCAACCCGGGGCAGCCCGACCCGCTCGGCGTGCGCGCGATCACGGGCGCCGGGACCGGGCTCGGCCTGGCCTTCCTCGTCCATGACCCGGCAGGGCGGGAAACGAGCTACCCGACCGAAGGCGGCCACGTCGACTTTGCGCCCGCCAACGCCATGCAGGATCGGCTGCTGAAGCGACTGCGCAAGCAATACGGTCACGTCTCCTGGGAGCGCGTCGTCTCCGGGTCGGCGATGTCCGAGCTCTATGCATTCTGCTGCGTCGAACTTGGCACCACGCCGTGCTCGGCGTCGTGCGACGGCGCCTGCCTCGTCGCTGCGGCGGCGGCGGACGACATCGCGGCCGAGGCTGCGCTCGATCTCTTTGTCGACCTCTACGGCGCCTGGGTCGGCAACGTCGCCTTGCTCTACCGTCCGCGCGGCGGGCTCTACATCGCCGGCGGCGTCAGCGCGCACCTGCAGAAGCGCATCGCGGCGCCGCGCTTCATGGCCGCGGCGCTCGACAAGGGGCGCATGCGTCGCGTCGTCGAAAGCACACCGATATTTCTGATCACGAGCCCGCGGCTCGGCGTGCAGGGCGCGCTGGCCCTGCGCGAAGCCGCGGCGCACAGCCGGCGCGACCGCCGGACCCATGAACGATAA
- a CDS encoding potassium transporter Kup, translated as MSQPHSVPNTRALALGALGVVFGDIGTSPLYTMKEVFGGHHLALTQDNVLGILSLIFWALILVVSLKYVLVIMRADNKGEGGILALLSLVQGQAPLRSRARWIIMSLGFLGASLFFGDSLITPAISVLSAVEGLEIGAPALHPFILPLALGILVGLFAIQRRGTASIGRLFGPIMLLWFAVLGVLGAIGIAKHPQVLAALLPIHAIQFFMTHGTAGFLILGAVVLAITGAEALYADMGHFGTRPIRLTWFGFVLPALVVNYFGQGALLLAEPAAVRNPFYMLAPDWALYPMVALATAATVIASQAVISGAFSVTRQVVQMGYAPRLVIRHTSATAAGQIYIPFVNWTLAAGVALLVLGFQSSSNLAAAYGIAVTATFAIDTVLLALLMRVNWNLGRAPTLVAAALFLTLDLAFFGANAVKIPEGGWFPLVVAVVVFTILVTWRRGREIVGARLHERGLPLAPFVESLLAHPPARVGGTAVFMTTDPSGVPLALLHNLKHNKVLHERVVILNVRYGEVPYVPAEHRLAVTKLGEGVFHVVVRYGFMDDVDIPKALAECPCGMDFDMMDTTFFLSRENLIPARGDGGMMVWREHLFATMARNAASPMTFFRIPPNRVVELGAQLEI; from the coding sequence TTGAGCCAGCCTCACAGCGTCCCAAATACGCGTGCGCTCGCCCTCGGCGCGCTCGGCGTGGTGTTCGGCGACATCGGCACCAGCCCCCTCTACACGATGAAGGAGGTGTTCGGCGGTCACCACCTCGCCCTGACCCAGGACAATGTGCTCGGCATCCTGTCGCTGATCTTCTGGGCCCTGATCCTGGTCGTGTCGCTCAAGTACGTCCTCGTCATCATGCGTGCGGACAACAAGGGCGAAGGCGGCATACTGGCGCTGCTGTCCCTGGTCCAGGGGCAGGCGCCGCTGCGCTCGAGAGCCCGCTGGATCATCATGTCGCTGGGTTTTCTCGGTGCGTCGCTGTTCTTCGGCGACAGTCTCATCACACCGGCGATCTCGGTGCTGTCGGCGGTCGAGGGGCTCGAGATCGGCGCGCCGGCCTTGCATCCCTTCATCCTTCCGCTCGCCCTCGGCATCCTCGTCGGCCTGTTTGCGATCCAGCGCCGCGGGACGGCAAGCATCGGGCGGCTGTTCGGGCCGATCATGCTGCTCTGGTTCGCGGTCCTCGGCGTGCTCGGTGCGATCGGCATTGCCAAACATCCCCAGGTGCTCGCGGCGCTGCTGCCGATTCATGCGATCCAGTTTTTCATGACCCACGGCACGGCGGGTTTCCTGATCCTCGGTGCGGTGGTCCTCGCGATCACGGGCGCCGAGGCGCTCTATGCGGACATGGGCCATTTCGGCACGCGGCCGATCCGTCTGACGTGGTTCGGCTTCGTGCTGCCGGCGCTGGTCGTCAATTACTTCGGCCAGGGCGCGCTGCTGCTGGCCGAGCCCGCGGCCGTGCGCAATCCGTTCTACATGCTCGCGCCCGACTGGGCCTTGTACCCGATGGTCGCGCTGGCCACGGCGGCGACGGTGATCGCGTCCCAGGCGGTCATCTCGGGCGCCTTCTCGGTCACCCGGCAAGTGGTGCAGATGGGCTACGCTCCGCGGCTCGTGATCCGCCACACGTCGGCGACGGCGGCGGGGCAGATCTATATTCCCTTCGTCAACTGGACGCTGGCGGCCGGCGTCGCGCTGCTCGTGCTCGGCTTTCAAAGCTCGAGCAATCTCGCCGCGGCCTACGGCATCGCCGTGACGGCGACCTTCGCCATCGACACCGTCCTGCTCGCGCTGCTCATGCGCGTCAACTGGAACCTCGGGCGCGCGCCGACGCTGGTCGCAGCGGCGTTGTTTCTGACCCTCGATCTCGCGTTCTTCGGCGCGAATGCGGTGAAGATCCCCGAAGGCGGCTGGTTTCCGCTGGTCGTGGCGGTCGTCGTGTTCACGATCCTCGTGACCTGGAGACGGGGTCGCGAAATCGTCGGCGCGCGCCTGCACGAGCGCGGGCTGCCCCTCGCGCCGTTCGTCGAATCGCTGCTGGCGCATCCTCCGGCGCGGGTCGGGGGCACGGCGGTGTTCATGACGACCGACCCGAGCGGTGTGCCCCTGGCGCTGCTGCACAACCTCAAGCACAACAAGGTTCTGCACGAGCGGGTGGTGATCCTCAACGTCCGTTATGGCGAGGTGCCCTACGTGCCGGCCGAGCACCGGCTCGCGGTGACGAAGCTCGGCGAGGGCGTGTTCCACGTCGTCGTGCGCTACGGTTTCATGGACGACGTCGACATTCCAAAGGCGCTGGCCGAATGCCCTTGCGGCATGGATTTCGACATGATGGATACAACCTTCTTCCTGAGCCGGGAGAACCTGATTCCCGCGCGCGGCGACGGCGGGATGATGGTGTGGCGCGAGCACCTGTTCGCAACGATGGCGCGCAACGCGGCAAGCCCGATGACCTTTTTCCGGATTCCGCCGAACCGCGTCGTCGAGCTCGGCGCGCAGCTCGAGATCTAG
- a CDS encoding NAD-dependent epimerase/dehydratase family protein, whose amino-acid sequence MHVLITGGAGFIGSHLAEHHLALGDQVYVVDNLSTGSMANLKPFRTHPAFRFADADIVHWSGLAEAIGWADRVYHMAAVVGVKKVLDDPVAVMATNMTGTERILATMRDGHWNPQVVIASSAEIYGFNPAKGFCETDDIVLPSAGRLRWSSAVAKVADEFLAFGHARRHGLRIVVARLFNTIGPNQTGDHGMVVPTFVRQALRGEPLTIHGEGNQTRTFCDVRDVVVALDRLAGCPEAWGEAVNVGNEDEISIRALAELVVARAQSKSPLHFVSWRDAYGEDFDEVGHRRPVINKLRALTAYTPAWSLADSLDDLIERARGRSLRAA is encoded by the coding sequence ATGCATGTCTTGATCACGGGCGGTGCCGGCTTCATTGGCTCGCATCTGGCCGAACACCATCTGGCCCTGGGCGACCAGGTCTACGTCGTCGACAACCTGAGCACGGGATCGATGGCCAATCTGAAACCGTTCCGCACGCATCCGGCCTTCCGCTTCGCAGACGCGGACATCGTGCACTGGAGCGGGCTGGCCGAGGCAATCGGCTGGGCCGACCGGGTCTATCACATGGCCGCGGTCGTCGGCGTGAAGAAGGTGCTCGACGACCCGGTCGCCGTCATGGCGACGAACATGACAGGGACCGAGCGCATCCTCGCGACGATGCGCGACGGCCACTGGAACCCCCAGGTCGTGATCGCCTCGTCGGCCGAGATCTACGGCTTCAACCCGGCCAAGGGCTTTTGCGAGACCGACGACATCGTCCTGCCATCGGCCGGTCGCCTGCGCTGGAGCAGCGCGGTCGCCAAGGTCGCCGACGAATTCCTCGCCTTCGGCCACGCCCGGCGGCACGGGCTCAGGATCGTCGTCGCGCGCCTGTTCAACACGATCGGCCCGAACCAGACCGGCGACCACGGCATGGTCGTGCCGACCTTCGTCAGGCAGGCGCTCCGCGGCGAGCCGCTCACGATCCACGGTGAAGGCAACCAGACACGCACTTTCTGCGACGTGCGCGATGTCGTCGTCGCACTCGACCGGCTCGCGGGCTGCCCCGAGGCATGGGGCGAGGCCGTGAACGTCGGCAACGAAGACGAAATTTCGATCCGCGCGCTCGCCGAACTCGTCGTCGCGCGCGCGCAGAGCAAGTCGCCCCTGCACTTCGTTTCCTGGCGCGACGCCTACGGCGAAGACTTCGACGAAGTCGGCCATCGGCGGCCCGTCATCAACAAGCTGCGCGCGTTGACGGCGTACACGCCGGCATGGTCGCTCGCCGATTCGCTCGACGACCTGATCGAGCGGGCGCGCGGGCGGAGCCTGCGCGCGGCGTAG
- the pgi gene encoding glucose-6-phosphate isomerase: MVSSVLVRTGDTRTSGLSTRPVHRLLQAHHSRMADVHMRELFDTDPQRFERFSLQVGDLLLDYSKNRITDETMDLLVRMAEESDVAGWRERMFRGDKINTTENRAVLHVALRNRSNRPVNVDGEDVMPKVNAVIERMGAFAEQVRGGVWRGYSGALITDVVNIGIGGSDLGPQMVVQALKPYRHPRLKLHFISNVDGAHVKETLEALDPETTLFIVSSKTFTTQETMTNAHYARDWFLARAGDVAHVARHFVAVSTNRDAVTAFGIDAANMFEFWDWVGGRYSLWSAIGLSIVLAVGAERFLELLEGAHEMDEHFRHAPLRQNMPVILALLGIWYNNFFGAESHAILPYDHYLRSLPAYLEQADMESNGKSVDRDGRVVDYPTGQIIWGATGINGQHAFYQLLHQGTKMIPADFIVSITPHTELQEHHDILIANFLAQTEALMRGRTREETLEEMGRSPGDPSVQHRVFEGNHPSNAILLKKLTPHTLGMLIALYEHKIFVEGVIWNLNSYDQWGVELGKQLAGRILPELHADAPVAGHDASTNALINHYRRMTQPHPGL, translated from the coding sequence ATGGTTTCATCAGTACTTGTGCGCACCGGCGACACGAGGACGTCGGGGCTTTCGACGCGCCCCGTCCATCGGCTGCTGCAGGCGCATCATTCGCGCATGGCCGACGTGCATATGCGCGAACTCTTCGATACCGACCCGCAGCGTTTCGAGCGTTTTTCGCTGCAGGTCGGCGATCTCCTGCTCGACTACTCGAAGAACCGGATCACCGACGAGACGATGGATCTTCTCGTGCGGATGGCCGAGGAGTCGGACGTCGCCGGCTGGCGCGAGCGCATGTTTCGCGGCGACAAGATCAACACGACCGAGAATCGGGCCGTGCTGCACGTCGCGCTGCGCAACCGCAGCAACCGTCCGGTGAACGTCGACGGCGAGGACGTCATGCCCAAGGTCAACGCGGTCATCGAGCGCATGGGCGCCTTCGCCGAGCAGGTCAGAGGCGGAGTCTGGCGCGGCTACAGCGGCGCGCTGATCACCGACGTCGTGAACATCGGCATCGGCGGCTCCGACCTCGGCCCGCAGATGGTCGTGCAGGCGCTCAAGCCCTACCGCCATCCCCGTTTGAAGCTGCACTTCATTTCCAACGTCGACGGCGCCCACGTCAAGGAGACGCTCGAGGCGCTCGACCCCGAGACGACGCTCTTCATCGTCTCGTCGAAGACCTTCACCACCCAGGAGACGATGACCAACGCGCATTACGCGCGCGACTGGTTTCTCGCCCGCGCCGGCGACGTCGCGCATGTCGCACGGCACTTTGTCGCGGTGTCGACCAATCGCGACGCGGTCACGGCCTTCGGCATCGACGCCGCCAACATGTTCGAATTCTGGGACTGGGTCGGTGGGCGCTATTCGCTGTGGTCGGCGATCGGCCTGTCGATCGTCCTCGCCGTCGGCGCCGAGCGCTTCCTCGAACTGCTCGAAGGCGCGCACGAGATGGATGAGCATTTCCGCCACGCGCCGCTGCGGCAGAACATGCCCGTGATCCTGGCGCTGCTGGGCATCTGGTACAACAATTTCTTCGGCGCCGAGTCTCACGCGATCCTGCCTTACGACCATTATTTGCGCAGCCTGCCCGCCTATCTCGAGCAGGCCGACATGGAATCGAACGGGAAGTCGGTCGACCGCGACGGACGCGTCGTCGACTACCCGACCGGGCAGATCATCTGGGGCGCGACCGGCATCAACGGGCAGCATGCCTTCTACCAGTTGCTGCACCAGGGCACGAAGATGATTCCGGCCGACTTCATCGTGTCGATCACGCCGCATACCGAACTGCAGGAGCACCACGACATCCTGATCGCCAATTTCCTCGCGCAGACCGAGGCGCTCATGCGCGGGCGCACGCGCGAGGAGACGCTGGAGGAAATGGGTCGCAGCCCCGGCGACCCGTCGGTCCAGCACCGCGTGTTCGAGGGCAATCATCCGAGCAACGCGATCCTGCTGAAGAAGCTGACGCCGCACACGTTGGGCATGTTGATCGCGCTGTACGAACACAAGATCTTCGTCGAGGGCGTAATCTGGAACCTCAACTCCTACGACCAGTGGGGGGTGGAACTCGGCAAGCAGCTCGCAGGGCGGATCCTGCCGGAGCTGCACGCCGACGCGCCCGTCGCGGGACACGACGCCTCGACCAACGCGCTGATCAACCACTACCGTCGCATGACGCAGCCGCATCCCGGGCTCTGA